In one Streptomyces sp. T12 genomic region, the following are encoded:
- a CDS encoding penicillin acylase family protein: MRTRPRRLVVAAVALLAATAGLPATAAERQDQHDRQEQQEQQEQQEQLSHGGLSAVVRYTEYGIPHIVAKDYKSLGFGTGWAQAADQVCTLADGFVTVRGERSRFFGPDAATDFSLSSATKNLSSDLYFRGVRQTRTVEKLLAEPAPRGPSRQVKDLMRGFATGYNAWLKQNRITDPACKGAAWVRPVTSLDVAARFYAVAVLGGQGGAVDDITSAQPPTGSAARGKGIGTSPDAETLIRAVRERTADADMGSNAVAFRGDTTATGRGLLLGNPHYPWHGGRRFWQAQQTIPGELDVAGASLLGSPTISIGYNSHVAWSHTVSTGVPFNLHRLTLDPADPTVYLVDGEPERMKKRTVTVAVKDGAPVTRTQWWTRYGPVAASADGELPLPWTATTAYALNDPNAANLRFADTSLGFSKARGTADVLASLARHQGLPWVNTIAADSSGHSLYTQSQVLPRITDDVAARCSTDLGKATYPAAGLAVLDGSRGDCTLGRDTDAVQPGTFGPARMPTLKDAPYAENSNDSAWLANADRPLTGYERIFGNIGTQRSPRTRGAIEDVAAMAGRGGLTFRDLERQQFANRVPAADLAAADTATACAALPGGSATGSDGKAVDVTEACSVLAAWDRTMDTGSRGALLFDRFWRKLTAKVSAAQRWKVPFSAADPVRTPNTLNTAAPGFAVALADTVAELRAAGIALDSRLGEHQVVARNGQRIPVPGGTEGLGVWNKIEAVWDQARGGYTEVTTGSSHIQAVGWDGSRCPVARTLLTYSQSSNPNSPHFSDQTRLFSGEKWVTARFCEKDILSSPALKVVRVRER, encoded by the coding sequence ATGCGCACCCGCCCCAGACGGCTCGTCGTCGCGGCCGTCGCCCTGCTCGCCGCCACCGCCGGGCTGCCCGCGACTGCGGCCGAGCGGCAGGACCAGCACGACCGGCAGGAACAGCAGGAACAGCAGGAACAGCAGGAACAGCTCTCGCACGGCGGTCTGTCCGCCGTCGTCCGCTATACCGAGTACGGCATTCCGCACATCGTCGCCAAGGACTACAAGTCCCTTGGTTTCGGCACCGGTTGGGCGCAGGCCGCCGACCAGGTGTGCACGCTCGCCGACGGATTCGTGACCGTGCGCGGCGAGCGCTCGCGCTTCTTCGGGCCGGACGCGGCGACCGACTTCTCGCTGTCCTCGGCCACCAAGAACCTCTCCAGCGACCTGTACTTCCGAGGCGTACGCCAGACACGCACGGTGGAAAAGCTCCTCGCCGAACCGGCACCGCGCGGCCCGAGCCGTCAGGTCAAGGACCTGATGCGGGGCTTCGCGACCGGCTACAACGCCTGGCTGAAGCAGAACCGGATCACGGACCCCGCGTGCAAGGGCGCCGCCTGGGTGCGGCCGGTCACCTCGCTGGACGTGGCCGCCCGGTTCTACGCCGTCGCCGTGCTCGGCGGCCAGGGCGGCGCCGTGGACGACATCACCTCTGCCCAGCCGCCCACCGGATCCGCCGCCCGCGGCAAGGGCATCGGGACCAGCCCGGACGCCGAGACGCTGATACGGGCCGTGCGCGAGCGGACCGCCGACGCGGACATGGGGTCGAACGCGGTCGCCTTCCGGGGTGACACCACAGCCACCGGCCGCGGCCTGTTGCTGGGCAACCCGCACTACCCGTGGCACGGTGGACGCCGCTTCTGGCAGGCCCAGCAGACGATTCCCGGCGAGCTCGACGTCGCCGGGGCGTCGCTGCTGGGCTCGCCGACGATCTCCATCGGCTACAACTCACATGTGGCGTGGAGCCACACTGTCTCGACCGGCGTCCCGTTCAATCTGCACCGTCTGACGCTGGATCCGGCCGACCCCACCGTCTATCTGGTGGACGGCGAACCCGAGCGGATGAAGAAGCGGACCGTGACCGTCGCGGTCAAGGACGGCGCCCCGGTGACCCGCACCCAGTGGTGGACCCGGTACGGCCCGGTCGCGGCCTCCGCCGACGGCGAACTCCCGCTGCCCTGGACCGCGACGACGGCGTATGCGCTCAACGACCCCAACGCGGCCAACCTGCGCTTCGCCGACACCTCACTCGGCTTCAGCAAGGCGCGTGGCACCGCCGACGTCCTCGCGTCCCTCGCCCGGCACCAGGGGCTGCCGTGGGTGAACACCATCGCCGCGGACTCCTCGGGACACTCCCTGTACACCCAGTCGCAGGTGCTGCCCCGGATCACCGACGACGTCGCGGCGCGGTGTTCCACGGACCTCGGCAAGGCCACCTATCCGGCGGCGGGCCTCGCGGTCCTCGACGGATCCCGGGGTGACTGCACCCTGGGGCGCGACACCGACGCCGTCCAGCCCGGGACCTTCGGGCCCGCGCGCATGCCGACGCTGAAGGACGCCCCGTACGCGGAGAACTCCAACGACAGCGCGTGGCTGGCCAACGCCGACCGGCCGCTCACCGGATACGAGCGGATTTTCGGCAACATCGGCACCCAGCGCTCGCCACGCACGCGTGGAGCGATCGAGGACGTGGCGGCGATGGCCGGGCGGGGCGGTCTGACCTTCCGGGATCTGGAGCGGCAACAGTTCGCGAACCGGGTGCCCGCGGCCGACCTGGCCGCGGCCGACACGGCGACGGCGTGTGCCGCGCTGCCGGGCGGATCGGCAACAGGCAGTGACGGCAAGGCGGTTGACGTCACGGAGGCCTGTTCGGTGCTCGCGGCCTGGGATCGCACCATGGACACCGGCAGCCGGGGCGCCCTGCTCTTCGACCGGTTCTGGCGAAAGCTGACGGCGAAGGTGTCGGCCGCCCAGCGCTGGAAGGTGCCCTTCTCGGCGGCGGACCCGGTGCGCACACCTAACACCCTCAACACCGCCGCCCCCGGCTTCGCCGTGGCCCTCGCGGACACGGTCGCCGAACTCCGGGCGGCGGGCATCGCGCTCGACTCCCGCCTCGGTGAGCACCAGGTCGTCGCACGGAACGGTCAGCGCATCCCCGTTCCGGGCGGCACGGAAGGGCTGGGCGTGTGGAACAAGATCGAGGCGGTGTGGGACCAGGCGCGCGGTGGCTATACGGAGGTCACGACCGGCTCCAGCCACATCCAGGCGGTCGGCTGGGACGGCAGCCGTTGCCCGGTGGCCCGTACGCTGCTGACGTACTCGCAGTCCTCGAACCCGAACTCGCCCCACTTCAGCGACCAGACCCGGTTGTTCTCCGGTGAGAAGTGGGTGACCGCGCGGTTCTGTGAGAAGGACATCCTGTCGTCGCCCGCCCTGAAGGTCGTCCGCGTACGCGAACGCTGA
- a CDS encoding acyl-CoA synthetase, translating into MTPGDGSTVDGVLRRSARRTPARVAVEYRDRTWTYEELDAAVSRAASVLLGQGLTPGDRVGAYGHNSDAYLIAFLACARAGLVHVPVNQNLTGDDLAYIVGQSGSSLVLADPDLSARLPDGVPALPLRDADDSLLARQATASAYDGPEPRSEDLVQLLYTSGTTALPKGAMMTHRALVHEYLSAIAALDLSAGDRPVHSLPLYHSAQMHVFLLPYLAVGATNIIVDGPDGEQLFDLIEAGRADSLFAPPTVWIGLANRPDFATRDLDGLRKAYYGASIMPVPVLERLRERWPELAFYNCFGQSEIGPLATVLAPDEHKGRMDSCGRTVLFVDARVVDEDGEDVPDGTPGEIVYRSPQLCEGYWDKPEETAEAFRDGWFHSGDLAVRDAHGYFTIVDRVKDVINSGGVLVASRQVEDALYTHDGVAEVAVVGLPDERWIEAVTAVVVPRGEVSEAELIEHAREKLAHFKAPKRVVFVEQLPRNASGKILKRELRDRFAEG; encoded by the coding sequence ATGACGCCAGGAGACGGCAGCACGGTTGACGGAGTACTGCGCCGCAGTGCCCGACGCACCCCGGCGCGCGTCGCGGTCGAGTACCGCGACCGCACCTGGACGTACGAGGAACTCGACGCGGCCGTATCGCGCGCGGCGAGCGTCCTGCTCGGCCAGGGCCTCACCCCCGGCGACCGGGTCGGCGCGTACGGCCACAACTCGGACGCCTATCTGATCGCCTTCCTCGCCTGCGCCCGCGCGGGCCTCGTCCACGTCCCGGTCAACCAGAACCTCACCGGCGACGACCTCGCGTACATCGTCGGCCAGTCCGGCAGCTCCCTGGTCCTCGCGGACCCTGACCTGTCGGCCCGCCTCCCGGACGGCGTCCCTGCGCTGCCCCTGCGCGATGCCGACGACTCACTGCTGGCGCGGCAGGCCACGGCGTCCGCCTACGACGGCCCGGAGCCGCGCAGCGAGGACCTGGTGCAACTGCTCTACACCTCGGGCACGACCGCCTTGCCGAAGGGCGCGATGATGACCCACCGCGCCCTGGTCCACGAGTACCTGAGCGCGATCGCCGCCCTCGATCTGAGCGCCGGCGACCGCCCCGTCCACTCGCTGCCGCTGTACCACTCGGCGCAGATGCACGTTTTCCTGCTGCCGTATCTGGCGGTCGGCGCCACGAACATCATCGTGGACGGGCCCGACGGCGAGCAGCTCTTCGACCTGATCGAAGCGGGCCGCGCGGACAGTCTGTTCGCTCCGCCCACGGTGTGGATCGGTCTGGCCAACCGCCCCGACTTCGCGACCCGTGACCTGGATGGTCTGCGCAAGGCGTACTACGGCGCCTCGATCATGCCGGTGCCGGTCCTTGAGCGGCTGCGTGAGCGATGGCCCGAGCTCGCCTTCTACAACTGCTTCGGCCAAAGCGAGATCGGCCCGCTGGCCACCGTGCTGGCCCCGGACGAACACAAGGGCCGCATGGACTCCTGCGGTCGTACCGTCCTCTTCGTCGACGCCCGTGTGGTGGACGAGGACGGCGAGGACGTCCCCGACGGCACGCCTGGCGAGATCGTCTACCGCTCCCCGCAGTTGTGCGAGGGCTACTGGGACAAGCCCGAAGAGACTGCCGAGGCCTTCCGGGACGGCTGGTTCCACTCCGGCGACCTCGCGGTGCGGGACGCGCACGGCTACTTCACCATCGTCGACCGGGTGAAGGATGTCATCAACTCCGGTGGCGTGCTGGTCGCTTCACGTCAGGTCGAGGACGCCTTGTACACGCACGACGGCGTCGCCGAGGTCGCCGTCGTCGGCCTGCCCGACGAGCGGTGGATCGAGGCGGTCACGGCGGTCGTCGTCCCACGCGGCGAGGTGAGCGAGGCCGAACTGATCGAGCACGCGCGCGAGAAGCTCGCCCACTTCAAGGCGCCGAAGCGGGTGGTGTTCGTCGAGCAGCTGCCGCGCAACGCGAGCGGGAAGATCCTCAAGCGGGAGCTGCGGGACCGGTTTGCAGAGGGTTAG
- a CDS encoding DUF1062 domain-containing protein, producing the protein MLNNWVVMPTCLPTVLRRCHTCASGRFRASGKFRVNANHKLIDAWLLVLCTACGDTAKLTVLERMNVRSVRPELLDRLHDNDLGLTAELLQDPVVRRRNRIALDWDNAWRLDTGGSDHLDREVIDVSVRFAARIPVRPVRLIAEGCGLSRAEVERLITEGNLVSAVRLSGKLSGDFTFTLKR; encoded by the coding sequence GTGCTCAACAACTGGGTGGTCATGCCCACCTGCCTGCCGACCGTTCTCCGCCGTTGCCACACGTGCGCGTCCGGGCGCTTCAGGGCAAGCGGTAAGTTTCGCGTCAACGCAAACCACAAGCTCATCGACGCCTGGCTCCTCGTGCTCTGTACGGCTTGCGGGGACACTGCAAAACTCACGGTCCTGGAACGGATGAATGTGCGCTCCGTACGGCCTGAGCTGCTGGACCGGCTGCACGACAACGACCTTGGCCTGACAGCCGAGCTGCTCCAGGATCCGGTCGTGCGGCGCCGTAATCGCATAGCCCTCGACTGGGACAACGCCTGGCGGCTCGACACCGGCGGATCGGATCACCTGGACCGCGAGGTGATCGACGTCTCGGTCCGCTTTGCGGCGCGGATCCCTGTCCGGCCGGTGCGACTGATCGCTGAAGGCTGCGGTCTTTCGCGGGCCGAGGTCGAGAGACTGATCACGGAGGGGAACCTCGTTTCGGCAGTCCGGCTGAGCGGCAAGCTCTCCGGCGACTTCACCTTCACGCTCAAGCGCTGA
- the paaK gene encoding phenylacetate--CoA ligase PaaK translates to MADATELLDSGERLDHEALRELQLERLRASLRHAYDNVPFYRESFDKAGVRPDDCRSLADLARFPFTTKADLRENYPYGMFAVPQDRIRRIHASSGTTGRPTVVGYTDADLSLWSDMVARSIRAAGGRPGDKVHVAYGYGLFTGGLGAHYGAERLGCTVIPASGGMTARQVQLIQDLRPEIIMVTPSYMLTLLDEFERQGVDPRGTSLRVGIFGAEPWTEQMRQEIEERFAIDAVDIYGLSEVIGPGVAQECVETKDGLHVWEDHFFPEIVDPFTGEVLPEGEEGELVFTSLTKEAMPVIRYRTRDLTRLLPGTARVFRRMEKVTGRSDDMVILRGVNLFPTQIEEIVLRTPGVAPHFQLRLTREGRLDALTVRAEARRDASPETRDAAAQSIAAAVKDGIGVSVAVEIVEPESLERSVGKIRRIEDLRPR, encoded by the coding sequence ATGGCGGATGCGACGGAGCTGCTGGACTCGGGGGAACGGCTCGACCATGAGGCGTTGCGGGAATTGCAGCTGGAGCGGCTGCGGGCGTCACTTCGGCACGCGTACGACAACGTGCCGTTCTACCGGGAGTCCTTCGACAAGGCCGGCGTACGGCCCGACGACTGCCGCTCGCTCGCCGATCTGGCCCGCTTCCCGTTCACGACCAAGGCCGACCTGCGCGAGAACTACCCGTACGGGATGTTCGCCGTGCCCCAGGACCGTATCCGCCGCATCCATGCCTCCAGCGGCACCACCGGACGTCCCACGGTGGTCGGCTACACCGACGCCGACCTTTCCCTGTGGTCCGACATGGTGGCCCGCTCGATCCGGGCGGCGGGCGGGCGGCCCGGGGACAAAGTGCATGTGGCGTACGGCTATGGGCTGTTCACCGGTGGGCTCGGCGCACACTACGGTGCCGAGCGGCTCGGCTGTACGGTCATCCCCGCGTCCGGCGGTATGACGGCCCGCCAGGTCCAGCTGATCCAGGACCTCAGGCCCGAGATCATCATGGTGACGCCCTCGTACATGCTCACCCTCCTCGACGAGTTCGAGCGGCAGGGCGTGGATCCGCGCGGTACCTCCCTGCGCGTGGGCATCTTCGGTGCCGAACCCTGGACGGAGCAGATGCGTCAGGAGATCGAGGAGCGGTTCGCGATCGACGCCGTCGACATATACGGGCTGTCCGAGGTGATCGGGCCGGGGGTGGCGCAGGAGTGTGTGGAGACCAAGGACGGGCTGCATGTGTGGGAAGACCACTTCTTCCCGGAGATCGTCGACCCGTTCACCGGTGAGGTGCTGCCCGAGGGTGAGGAGGGCGAGTTGGTCTTCACCTCGCTCACCAAGGAGGCCATGCCCGTCATCAGGTACCGCACGCGGGACCTGACGCGGCTGCTGCCGGGGACCGCCCGGGTGTTCCGGCGGATGGAGAAGGTCACCGGGCGCAGTGACGACATGGTCATCCTGCGCGGGGTCAACCTCTTCCCCACGCAGATCGAGGAGATCGTGCTCCGAACACCGGGCGTGGCACCCCACTTCCAGCTGCGCCTCACCCGGGAGGGCCGTCTCGACGCCCTCACGGTGCGGGCGGAAGCTCGCCGCGACGCGTCGCCCGAGACGCGGGACGCCGCCGCGCAGAGCATCGCGGCGGCCGTGAAGGACGGCATCGGGGTGTCGGTCGCCGTGGAGATCGTCGAACCGGAGTCGCTGGAACGGTCCGTCGGCAAGATCCGGCGGATCGAGGACCTTCGACCCCGCTAG
- a CDS encoding cation:proton antiporter regulatory subunit produces the protein MGAPRLSSTPLPGIGVRYDLTTREQRRLSVVAHRDGSRTLSAYSKDDPDACALSVRLTSGEAATLIDALMPAHHSPNLLSTTELGLVAERTELSATSHWNGRLLGETRMRTETGVSIVAVLRRAEAIPSPTPDFRLAGGDTLIVIGTREGVEAAAAILGRE, from the coding sequence GTGGGCGCTCCACGCCTGAGCAGTACGCCATTGCCCGGCATCGGGGTCCGCTACGACCTCACCACGCGCGAACAGCGCCGCCTGTCGGTGGTCGCCCACCGGGACGGTTCGCGGACGCTGAGCGCGTACAGCAAGGACGATCCGGACGCCTGCGCGCTGTCGGTACGGCTCACCTCCGGTGAGGCGGCCACGTTGATCGACGCGCTGATGCCGGCGCACCACAGCCCCAACCTGCTGTCCACCACCGAGCTGGGCCTCGTCGCCGAGCGGACCGAGCTGTCCGCCACGTCGCACTGGAACGGACGGCTGCTCGGCGAGACCCGGATGCGCACCGAGACCGGCGTGTCCATCGTGGCCGTGCTGCGCCGCGCCGAGGCCATCCCGTCGCCGACGCCGGACTTCCGCCTGGCCGGCGGCGACACCCTGATCGTGATCGGCACCCGCGAGGGTGTGGAGGCGGCCGCGGCGATACTCGGACGGGAGTGA
- a CDS encoding cation:proton antiporter — MHSSAVFLIEFGAIILALGLLGRFAGRFQFSPIPLYLLAGLAFGKGGLLPLGASEDFVAIGAEIGVILLLLMLGLEYTASDLLSNLKTQYPAGLVDAALNALPGAAMALLLGWGPVAAVVLAGVTWISSSGVIAKVLGDLGRLGNRETPIVLSILVLEDLSMAVYLPIVTALLAGAGLAAGSVTLAIALGVAGLVLLLAVRYGRHISRFVSSDDPEKLLLVVLGLTLVVAGLAQQLQVSAAVGAFLVGIALSGEVAEGAHNLLAPLRDLFAAVFFVFFGLHTDPASIPPVLLPALALAVVTALTKIATGYWAAKRAGISAKGRWRAGGTLVARGEFSIVIAGLAVTAGIEPSLGPLATAYVLILVILGPLTARYTEPLATRLTQRLGRRAPRGSAATAAETGGEVDASRDAPHEVMEGQDVVGQP, encoded by the coding sequence ATGCACTCCTCCGCGGTCTTCCTCATCGAGTTCGGCGCGATCATCCTCGCCCTGGGGCTGCTGGGCCGGTTCGCCGGGCGGTTCCAGTTCTCGCCCATCCCCCTGTACCTGCTGGCCGGGCTCGCCTTCGGCAAGGGCGGGCTGCTTCCTCTGGGCGCCAGCGAGGACTTCGTCGCCATCGGCGCCGAGATCGGCGTGATCCTGCTGCTGCTCATGCTCGGCCTCGAGTACACGGCCAGCGATCTGCTCTCCAACCTCAAGACCCAGTACCCGGCCGGTCTCGTCGACGCCGCGCTCAACGCCCTGCCAGGTGCCGCGATGGCGCTGCTGCTCGGCTGGGGTCCGGTCGCCGCCGTCGTACTGGCCGGTGTCACCTGGATCTCCTCCTCCGGTGTCATCGCGAAGGTGCTCGGTGATCTCGGGCGGCTCGGCAACCGCGAGACCCCGATCGTCCTGAGCATCCTGGTCCTGGAAGACCTCTCCATGGCCGTCTACCTGCCGATCGTCACCGCCTTGCTCGCCGGTGCCGGTCTCGCCGCGGGCAGCGTCACGCTCGCCATCGCGCTCGGCGTCGCGGGACTCGTCCTCCTCCTCGCGGTGCGCTACGGCCGCCACATCTCCCGGTTCGTCTCCAGCGACGACCCCGAGAAGCTGCTGCTCGTCGTGCTCGGCCTGACCCTCGTCGTGGCCGGGCTCGCCCAGCAGCTCCAGGTCTCCGCCGCCGTCGGCGCGTTCCTGGTCGGGATCGCGCTGTCCGGTGAGGTGGCCGAGGGGGCGCACAACCTCCTGGCGCCGCTGCGGGACCTGTTCGCCGCCGTGTTCTTCGTCTTCTTCGGCCTGCACACCGACCCCGCGAGCATCCCGCCGGTGCTGCTGCCCGCGCTCGCCCTGGCCGTCGTCACCGCGCTCACGAAGATCGCCACCGGCTACTGGGCCGCCAAACGCGCCGGGATCTCCGCGAAGGGCCGCTGGCGCGCGGGCGGAACGCTGGTCGCCCGCGGCGAGTTCTCCATCGTCATCGCCGGGCTCGCCGTCACCGCCGGCATCGAGCCGTCGCTGGGCCCGCTGGCCACCGCCTACGTACTGATCCTGGTGATCCTGGGCCCGCTCACCGCCCGCTACACCGAACCTCTGGCGACCCGTCTGACGCAGCGCCTGGGCAGGCGCGCGCCGAGGGGCTCGGCAGCCACCGCGGCAGAGACCGGGGGCGAGGTCGACGCGTCGCGGGACGCACCGCATGAGGTGATGGAGGGACAGGACGTCGTCGGCCAGCCCTGA
- a CDS encoding sulfatase has translation MSQEATDEVTQETEEAGTAEAGTTEAGTAEDGTAAAAETAADDETKASPSAEPSGSPPPGWFGWRRRYPRTARGVTVGTTVLAGALLLFALLVPNRLERLDAEAFFRLPAEGILLAGLLLALPTRSRRLMAVVSGALLGLLTVLKFVDMGFYSVLARPFDLVLDWILLDDAAEFVRESFGRTGQVLAVVGVLVLIVAVLVLMTLAMVRVTNLMVRHRAVAARTTLILGTAWITCMTLSIQVTSVPLATKANADLVNNRIEQVRAGLKDGRVFEKQAAVDAFAKTPPDQLLTGLRGKDVLFTFIESYGRVAIDDPAMAPQIDAVLKEGTSSLKTAGFQSRSAWLKSPVTGAGSWLAHSTFLSGLWIKNQQRYRSLTTSDRATLNSYFRKTGAWRTVGVVPGVRRAWPEGKFFALDHIYDSEHLGYQGPYFSWTPVPDQFSLEAFQRLEHGKKDREPIMAEIILASSHNPWSPIARMVDWDDLGDGSVFHQIKKEGTDPKEVWKDPERVRTEYRRAIEYSLHSLTEWVERYGTDDTVLVFLGDHQPVPTVTAGNTSKDVPVTIVARDQKVLDKIADWHWSDGLKPAENAPTWGMDKFRDRFMTAYGPQTD, from the coding sequence GTGTCGCAGGAGGCAACAGACGAAGTAACGCAGGAGACGGAAGAAGCGGGGACGGCGGAAGCCGGGACGACGGAAGCGGGGACGGCAGAAGACGGGACCGCAGCAGCGGCCGAGACTGCCGCGGACGACGAAACAAAGGCGAGCCCGTCTGCGGAGCCCTCCGGCTCCCCACCCCCCGGCTGGTTCGGCTGGCGGCGCCGCTACCCCCGTACCGCACGCGGCGTCACCGTGGGGACGACGGTCCTGGCCGGCGCGCTGCTGCTCTTCGCGCTCCTCGTGCCGAACCGCCTCGAACGACTCGACGCCGAGGCGTTCTTCCGCCTCCCGGCCGAGGGAATCCTGCTCGCGGGACTGTTGCTGGCGCTGCCGACGCGGTCACGGCGGCTGATGGCGGTGGTATCGGGCGCGCTCCTCGGTCTGCTCACGGTACTGAAGTTCGTCGACATGGGCTTCTACTCGGTTCTGGCGCGCCCCTTCGACCTGGTCCTGGACTGGATCCTGCTCGACGACGCGGCGGAGTTCGTACGGGAGTCGTTCGGGCGTACCGGCCAGGTGCTCGCGGTGGTCGGGGTGCTCGTCCTGATCGTCGCGGTGCTCGTCCTCATGACACTCGCGATGGTGCGGGTGACGAACCTGATGGTCCGCCATCGCGCCGTCGCCGCCCGCACGACACTGATCCTCGGCACCGCCTGGATCACCTGCATGACGCTGAGCATCCAGGTCACCAGCGTTCCGCTCGCGACCAAGGCCAACGCCGACCTCGTCAACAACCGTATCGAGCAGGTGCGCGCGGGCCTGAAGGACGGACGGGTCTTCGAGAAGCAGGCGGCGGTGGACGCCTTCGCGAAGACGCCGCCGGACCAGTTGCTGACGGGACTGCGCGGCAAGGACGTGCTGTTCACGTTCATCGAGAGCTACGGCCGTGTCGCGATCGACGACCCGGCGATGGCGCCGCAGATCGACGCGGTGCTCAAGGAGGGGACGAGCTCGCTCAAGACGGCCGGCTTCCAGTCGCGCAGCGCCTGGCTGAAGTCCCCGGTGACGGGAGCGGGCAGCTGGCTCGCCCACTCCACCTTCCTGTCCGGTCTCTGGATCAAGAACCAGCAGCGGTACCGGAGTCTGACCACCAGCGACCGCGCCACACTGAACAGCTACTTCCGCAAGACGGGTGCGTGGCGCACGGTCGGTGTCGTGCCCGGGGTGCGACGGGCCTGGCCGGAGGGCAAGTTCTTCGCTCTCGACCACATCTACGACTCCGAGCACCTGGGCTACCAGGGCCCCTACTTCAGCTGGACGCCCGTGCCCGACCAGTTCAGCCTGGAGGCCTTCCAGCGTCTGGAGCACGGCAAGAAGGACCGCGAGCCGATCATGGCGGAGATCATCCTGGCCTCCAGCCACAATCCCTGGTCCCCCATCGCCCGGATGGTCGACTGGGACGACCTCGGCGACGGCTCGGTCTTCCACCAGATCAAGAAGGAGGGCACGGACCCCAAGGAGGTCTGGAAGGACCCCGAGCGCGTGCGCACCGAGTACCGTCGCGCCATCGAGTACTCGCTCCACAGCCTCACCGAATGGGTCGAGCGCTACGGCACCGACGACACGGTCCTCGTCTTCCTCGGCGACCACCAGCCCGTCCCGACCGTCACCGCGGGCAACACGAGCAAGGACGTCCCCGTCACCATCGTCGCCCGCGACCAGAAGGTCCTCGACAAGATCGCCGACTGGCACTGGAGCGACGGCCTCAAGCCCGCCGAGAACGCGCCGACCTGGGGCATGGACAAGTTCCGCGACCGTTTCATGACGGCGTACGGGCCGCAGACGGACTGA